The SAR324 cluster bacterium genome includes a window with the following:
- a CDS encoding protein-glutamate O-methyltransferase CheR: MTQTSTSAPFESIGISAEEFKLFQQFIYERVGINLSEQKQGLLVTRLNKHIKKLGLRSFRDYYDYLTRDTTGHELSELINQVSTNHTFFFREKAHFDFMTEAVLPQITQTLSSRGELDLRVWCAASSTGEEPYGLGMTLMEFLGDRYSSWSAGLLATDVSSQALETAQNGFYSDDRVASVPAHLKAKYFIRVDETTWQVKPHLRKEITYRRFNLMNKTFPFRKPFHIIFCRNVLIYFDQQTVEELIHRMYTWTAPGGYLFVGHSESLGRINNPYRYIKPSVYRKDGL; encoded by the coding sequence ATGACTCAAACCAGCACCAGCGCACCTTTTGAATCTATTGGTATCTCAGCGGAAGAATTCAAGTTGTTTCAACAATTCATCTATGAGCGTGTCGGAATCAATCTTTCTGAACAAAAACAGGGATTACTGGTCACACGACTGAACAAACATATTAAAAAACTGGGATTACGAAGTTTCAGGGACTACTATGACTATCTGACAAGAGATACCACAGGGCATGAACTGAGTGAACTGATCAATCAGGTATCCACCAATCATACCTTTTTCTTCAGGGAAAAAGCCCATTTTGATTTTATGACAGAAGCAGTATTGCCGCAAATCACGCAGACCCTGAGCAGTCGTGGCGAACTTGATTTGAGGGTCTGGTGTGCGGCCTCTTCAACGGGTGAAGAACCCTATGGACTGGGGATGACTCTGATGGAGTTTCTGGGCGACAGATATTCTTCATGGAGTGCTGGTTTGCTCGCCACGGATGTTTCCAGCCAGGCTCTTGAAACAGCGCAGAACGGCTTTTATTCCGATGACCGGGTGGCTTCAGTGCCAGCGCATTTGAAAGCCAAATACTTTATCAGAGTTGATGAAACCACATGGCAGGTCAAACCACATCTACGGAAAGAGATCACCTACCGCCGGTTCAATCTGATGAATAAAACCTTCCCGTTCAGAAAACCGTTCCATATCATTTTTTGTCGCAATGTGTTGATTTATTTTGATCAGCAGACGGTGGAGGAACTGATCCACAGAATGTATACCTGGACTGCTCCGGGTGGTTATTTGTTTGTGGGGCATTCCGAATCACTGGGACGAATCAATAATCCATACCGTTACATCAAACCTTCTGTTTATCGAAAGGATGGTTTATGA
- a CDS encoding chemotaxis protein CheD: protein MFATDLKNMNEVVIGLGDMAVVSGPGKSIKTFALGSCVAVILTAPQQQIAGMVHIVLPDSRIDAAKAKIKPGYYADTAIPLLIQKMRQAGARDAMVCKIAGGGKMVQSVETFNIGEKNYLAAEELLRNSGLSLAARDVGGVLSRTVSVSSTSGQILLSCPGYQEWHL, encoded by the coding sequence ATGTTTGCCACTGATTTGAAAAACATGAATGAGGTGGTGATAGGTCTGGGAGATATGGCCGTTGTGTCCGGGCCTGGAAAATCGATCAAAACGTTCGCGCTGGGGTCGTGTGTCGCCGTGATCCTGACAGCTCCACAGCAACAGATTGCGGGAATGGTTCATATTGTGCTTCCTGATTCAAGGATTGATGCCGCCAAAGCAAAAATCAAACCCGGATATTATGCGGATACAGCGATTCCGCTGTTGATTCAGAAGATGCGACAGGCAGGTGCCCGTGACGCTATGGTATGTAAAATCGCCGGTGGCGGGAAAATGGTTCAGTCGGTAGAAACGTTCAATATCGGAGAAAAAAACTACCTGGCCGCAGAAGAACTGTTGCGTAATTCAGGACTTTCCCTGGCCGCCAGGGACGTGGGAGGTGTATTGAGCAGAACGGTTTCTGTGTCATCCACAAGCGGGCAAATACTGCTTTCTTGTCCGGGTTATCAGGAGTGGCATTTATAA
- a CDS encoding P-loop NTPase: MENASGIIIPVASGKGGVGKSVLTANLAISLAEAGYSTIAIDLDLGGSNLHSYLGLSNDFAGIGDYVRARTASLEDLLIPTGTTNLRIIPGDVRTPMMANFHHAQKIKLINDIKKLEAHYILLDLGAGSSFNTLDMFGMSSRSLLITTPEYPAIMNMQMFLKNFIFRRIEGLVKSRSILLNLVHHLFALPHTEVVSVERICREIETRDRDIAQKIRTLCATYRPRIIYNMGQHYEDVNVAQKIDKSLYQMLSMEIDHFGFVFSDSEVTSSTRGKTPLLRYHRDSVVAQNIIEIADRIIRLWPKKLSASSERLYQNAQKNYEQWFHGDSFQ; encoded by the coding sequence TTGGAAAACGCTTCTGGAATCATTATTCCCGTCGCAAGTGGAAAAGGCGGTGTGGGAAAAAGTGTTCTGACCGCTAATCTTGCCATCAGTCTGGCTGAAGCCGGATACTCCACCATTGCCATCGATCTGGATCTGGGCGGTTCCAATCTGCATTCCTATCTTGGACTGTCCAACGATTTTGCGGGAATTGGCGATTATGTACGTGCCAGAACCGCCTCCCTAGAGGATTTGCTGATTCCAACAGGAACAACCAACCTCCGGATCATTCCAGGGGATGTCCGTACACCGATGATGGCAAATTTTCATCATGCCCAGAAAATAAAATTGATCAACGACATCAAAAAACTGGAGGCTCATTACATTTTACTCGATCTCGGTGCCGGCAGTTCGTTCAATACCCTGGATATGTTTGGAATGTCCTCAAGGAGTCTACTGATCACGACTCCGGAATATCCGGCAATCATGAATATGCAGATGTTTCTGAAAAATTTTATTTTCAGAAGAATTGAGGGCCTGGTCAAATCCAGGAGTATTCTGTTGAATCTGGTCCATCACCTGTTTGCGTTACCTCACACGGAGGTAGTTTCGGTGGAACGAATTTGCCGCGAAATTGAAACTCGGGACAGGGACATCGCACAAAAAATCAGAACGCTGTGTGCGACCTATCGCCCACGAATTATCTACAACATGGGGCAACATTATGAGGACGTGAACGTCGCTCAAAAAATTGACAAAAGCCTGTACCAGATGTTATCCATGGAAATTGATCATTTTGGTTTTGTTTTTTCTGACTCGGAGGTCACGTCCTCAACACGTGGAAAAACGCCATTGTTGCGCTATCACCGAGACAGTGTGGTGGCTCAAAATATTATTGAAATCGCGGATAGAATTATTCGGTTGTGGCCCAAAAAACTTTCAGCATCCTCGGAACGGCTATACCAGAATGCTCAAAAAAATTATGAACAGTGGTTTCACGGTGACTCATTCCAGTAA
- a CDS encoding chemotaxis response regulator protein-glutamate methylesterase, which produces MAKKIRVLVVDDSALVRQILTQGLNNDPDIEVVGSAPDPYVARDKIVELTPDVLTLDVEMPRMDGVEFLRKLMPQFPMPVVIVSSLAERGCKITLDALDAGAVDFVTKPSSNVMGGLSAMMGELCAKVKVAAKVDVSHWKGRTVVAPKARIASHALSVSTDKVIAIGASTGGTEALRKVLERLPADIPGIVIVQHMPPKFTKMFADRLNDVCAIDVKEAQNGDRIIKGLALVAPGDAHMTVIRSGGTYVVDCTPGEKVCGHCPSVEVMFNSVAKYVGANAVGVMLTGMGRDGADAMLNMRKAGARTMAQDEKSSVVFGMPKEAYERGGAEKLVSLDNIPEALIQLLNQKTP; this is translated from the coding sequence ATGGCAAAAAAAATTCGAGTTCTGGTCGTTGATGATTCAGCCTTGGTGCGTCAGATTCTGACGCAGGGGCTGAACAATGATCCTGATATAGAAGTGGTGGGAAGCGCTCCTGATCCTTATGTCGCCCGGGATAAAATTGTAGAATTGACCCCGGATGTGCTCACGCTGGACGTGGAAATGCCACGGATGGATGGTGTGGAGTTCTTACGAAAACTGATGCCGCAATTTCCTATGCCTGTTGTCATTGTGAGTTCGCTCGCGGAGCGTGGTTGCAAAATCACACTGGATGCCCTCGATGCCGGTGCCGTGGATTTTGTGACCAAGCCCAGTTCGAACGTGATGGGCGGACTGAGCGCTATGATGGGTGAATTGTGTGCTAAAGTGAAGGTTGCGGCTAAAGTGGATGTCAGCCACTGGAAAGGTCGGACCGTTGTCGCCCCGAAAGCCAGAATCGCAAGTCATGCGCTGTCAGTTTCTACCGACAAAGTCATTGCTATTGGCGCGTCTACCGGAGGCACAGAGGCTTTGCGTAAAGTGCTGGAACGTCTTCCTGCAGATATCCCCGGGATTGTGATAGTACAGCACATGCCTCCCAAATTCACCAAAATGTTTGCTGACCGGTTGAATGATGTTTGCGCGATTGATGTCAAAGAAGCACAGAATGGGGACCGGATCATCAAAGGTCTGGCTCTGGTGGCCCCGGGGGATGCCCACATGACGGTTATTCGTTCTGGCGGAACCTATGTCGTTGATTGTACTCCCGGAGAAAAAGTTTGTGGCCACTGCCCCTCTGTTGAAGTAATGTTCAATTCTGTTGCCAAATATGTGGGCGCTAACGCTGTTGGCGTGATGCTTACAGGAATGGGCCGTGACGGAGCTGACGCGATGCTCAACATGAGAAAAGCCGGTGCCAGAACAATGGCACAGGATGAAAAAAGTAGTGTTGTATTCGGGATGCCCAAAGAAGCGTATGAACGCGGTGGTGCTGAAAAACTGGTTTCTCTGGATAATATTCCCGAAGCCCTCATTCAACTGCTTAACCAAAAAACGCCATGA
- a CDS encoding response regulator encodes MNILLQDDEALLLEQLGQYLKMLGHHVTLASNGQEGWNVYSAQPNAFDVIISDIKMPRLSGLDFLQKLRRENFKTPIIFMTGHADLNAAVTAIKLGAFDFILKPFKLNFLRESLDKLQIYKIPVNDLKEIMKKPEIDIQLTIDSNTRLISAVSQYFQNMIEPLCRVYDISIYQINLCLVESLSNAIIHGNLMVPSTYRENSYEIYMEEIKKREQAPEYLSRQVILGCRVRDHVLTLKIQDHGTGFNWSKLPLYDPLSLAVHGRGILIMKTTMDAIEWNETGNCVTMTKNLKPAEQSS; translated from the coding sequence ATGAATATTTTATTGCAGGATGATGAAGCTCTGTTGCTCGAACAACTGGGACAGTACCTTAAAATGTTGGGGCATCATGTCACTTTGGCCTCAAATGGACAGGAGGGCTGGAATGTTTATTCGGCTCAACCAAATGCGTTTGATGTTATTATCAGTGATATCAAGATGCCTCGTCTTTCAGGTCTCGATTTTCTGCAAAAACTCCGTCGTGAAAATTTCAAAACTCCCATTATTTTCATGACAGGTCATGCGGATCTCAACGCGGCGGTTACTGCCATAAAACTGGGTGCGTTTGATTTTATTCTCAAACCTTTCAAACTGAACTTCCTCAGAGAAAGTCTGGATAAACTTCAAATCTATAAAATTCCAGTGAATGATTTGAAGGAAATCATGAAAAAGCCTGAAATTGATATTCAGTTAACAATCGACAGCAACACCAGGCTTATTTCGGCAGTGTCACAATATTTCCAGAACATGATTGAACCGTTATGCAGAGTTTATGATATCAGCATTTACCAGATCAATCTTTGTCTGGTCGAATCGTTATCCAATGCGATTATTCATGGGAATTTAATGGTGCCTTCGACGTATCGGGAGAATTCCTATGAAATCTACATGGAGGAAATCAAAAAACGTGAACAGGCTCCGGAATATTTATCCAGGCAGGTGATTCTGGGGTGTCGGGTGCGAGATCATGTCCTCACTCTGAAAATTCAGGATCATGGCACTGGCTTTAATTGGAGCAAACTGCCTCTGTATGATCCCTTGAGTCTGGCTGTGCATGGCAGAGGAATCCTGATCATGAAAACGACTATGGATGCCATCGAATGGAATGAAACCGGCAATTGTGTGACGATGACCAAAAATCTGAAACCTGCTGAGCAATCCTCTTAA
- a CDS encoding response regulator, which yields MPVENSNNESLLEPELRKKSYLIIEQNGALRRAMIRTLKNAGITQIVEAESAKDALMILKANREMGVIFCNFELPDVHGLKLLHQITQEKKFHETVIIMLLPDQNEEYQQNSLQLGADLNLCKPFAWDSLKPAIEEASKIKRRKLEMENAKVKVEIAVQITSGHKTTNGLCLELSLKECQIVSELELGIGSRVQFQLANDQNAGWFDPVKGMVSSAGRHADGTVAKIEYTTKILRSQGIAALIQQYMPNV from the coding sequence ATGCCTGTTGAAAACTCAAATAATGAATCATTGCTTGAACCGGAACTTCGTAAAAAAAGTTATTTAATCATTGAGCAGAATGGTGCCTTGCGTCGAGCCATGATTCGTACACTCAAAAATGCAGGAATTACCCAGATCGTTGAGGCCGAAAGTGCCAAAGACGCCCTGATGATCCTGAAAGCAAACAGAGAGATGGGGGTGATTTTCTGTAATTTTGAATTGCCTGACGTGCATGGCCTGAAATTACTGCATCAAATTACCCAGGAAAAGAAATTTCATGAAACTGTCATTATCATGCTGTTGCCCGATCAAAATGAGGAATATCAGCAAAATTCCCTTCAATTGGGGGCTGATCTCAACCTGTGCAAACCCTTTGCCTGGGACTCTCTCAAACCCGCGATTGAAGAGGCCTCAAAAATCAAACGACGCAAACTTGAAATGGAAAACGCCAAGGTCAAAGTGGAGATTGCTGTTCAGATCACCTCTGGACATAAAACGACCAATGGACTCTGTCTGGAATTATCGCTCAAGGAATGTCAGATTGTTTCTGAATTGGAGTTGGGAATTGGAAGTCGGGTACAGTTTCAACTCGCGAATGACCAGAATGCGGGATGGTTTGATCCAGTCAAGGGAATGGTTTCATCCGCCGGAAGACATGCTGATGGAACTGTGGCCAAAATAGAATATACCACTAAAATTCTTCGTTCACAGGGCATTGCGGCGCTTATTCAGCAATATATGCCGAATGTTTGA
- a CDS encoding HAMP domain-containing protein — MVTENLPSTNSSKAVQEKPSLHSLDTHARQNEFSQSPVIKKYQARTSLWWKLIGLGGTFSLILGVLIFYTNVQLSQVSENNVTLHEKLVPAIIEAQALQRELLYAMTTLRQWIQTGDSTFQAQQSLTWNNIERLSGHLKEQAKTADDTDFNVRIVQLLAQLEAINGLYFKIQQDFPGTGIVKKMENLFVGIQELIQTEASVAVPENIMAQLLEMQNILHFQITMLQKWSFSSNEYQKLKESGKQLNMLVNELDQRYQPLEGRKRYNQFNSIKQNLTNLEPLFAFFDGNYQEHNLATIEEKTSNWLKEFENVIQFQMASMAKHQRILKSGLGQLNFLHLIYALSVLGALIISLITIYLIIIKPITQLYDFTQRVGDGEKNLRIYFNQKDELGALALSLSEMVAKLENAYVFEHQKSRDLYDEMDAMLLQIERIKKKDFEAQIPYFDDPILAKLSDGLNEMLLQWKSDQEEQEELQRHMVQINSMVENVPLAMMIADRKDIIRFINRTGMQLMERLAHTLPFPPSEVIGHLWQDIVQDTHIISELQKSRGKSLTTEVQIDKDIFAITTSPVYDKNVEYQGPMFSWNVVTDLRHNERNQKEIQIQQQKQASKQAERVENLKKFVQAVGQGNYSVKIPDFEDSSLEELSHGLKNMINSLQHARDEESRQIHRLKDISVELKEIAQLVEKSSRDMTDTVEKMVHFSGVTNNQTNSVLTAIQEINSNVSGIATAVEEMSVTTKEIANSVADSAEISKKAVQASREARDIVTDLGKNSEQIGNVTGVIHRIAQQTNLLALNATIEAASAGDAGKGFAVVAREVKLLAQQTAQATEDITSSILTIQRDVTHAISSIASVSEVISEMNEISESVSSATEEQSSTTNDIARAMSDAAHSVEEVVNNIQVVAKTIEDTRTNILSGEEAANVLKVVVEQLSTLVNSLEEEVRL; from the coding sequence ATGGTCACTGAAAACTTGCCTTCTACCAACTCATCGAAGGCAGTGCAGGAAAAACCGTCTCTGCATTCACTCGACACACATGCACGGCAGAATGAGTTCAGTCAATCGCCTGTTATTAAAAAATACCAGGCCCGCACCAGTCTCTGGTGGAAACTCATTGGACTTGGTGGCACTTTTTCACTGATTCTTGGTGTACTGATTTTTTATACCAATGTTCAGTTGTCACAAGTCTCTGAGAACAATGTAACTCTGCATGAAAAACTGGTTCCCGCGATCATTGAAGCGCAGGCCCTGCAACGTGAACTGCTGTATGCCATGACCACCCTGCGGCAATGGATTCAGACCGGTGATTCCACTTTTCAGGCACAGCAGTCACTGACCTGGAACAACATCGAACGGCTTTCAGGCCATTTGAAAGAGCAGGCGAAAACAGCGGATGACACCGATTTCAATGTGCGAATTGTTCAATTGCTGGCACAACTGGAAGCCATCAACGGTTTGTATTTCAAAATCCAGCAGGATTTTCCGGGGACAGGCATCGTTAAAAAAATGGAGAACCTGTTTGTTGGCATTCAGGAACTGATACAGACAGAAGCCTCGGTTGCTGTTCCTGAAAATATCATGGCACAACTTCTGGAAATGCAGAATATCCTCCATTTCCAGATCACCATGCTGCAAAAATGGAGCTTTTCCAGTAACGAATATCAGAAACTGAAAGAATCAGGCAAGCAACTCAACATGCTGGTCAATGAACTGGATCAACGCTATCAACCGCTGGAAGGCCGAAAGCGTTATAATCAGTTCAACTCCATCAAACAGAACCTGACGAATCTGGAACCCCTGTTTGCGTTTTTTGATGGCAATTACCAGGAACACAATCTTGCGACCATCGAAGAAAAAACATCCAACTGGCTTAAAGAATTTGAGAATGTTATCCAGTTCCAGATGGCCTCAATGGCCAAACATCAACGGATTTTGAAATCCGGACTCGGGCAGTTGAATTTCCTGCATCTGATTTATGCCCTTTCCGTTTTGGGCGCACTCATCATTTCCCTGATTACCATTTACCTCATAATCATCAAACCGATCACCCAACTTTATGATTTCACTCAACGAGTGGGCGATGGCGAAAAAAATCTCAGAATCTATTTCAATCAGAAAGATGAACTCGGCGCCTTGGCCCTGTCCCTGAGTGAAATGGTTGCCAAACTGGAAAACGCCTACGTTTTTGAACATCAGAAATCGCGTGATCTGTATGATGAAATGGATGCCATGTTATTGCAGATTGAACGGATCAAGAAAAAAGATTTTGAAGCGCAGATTCCATATTTTGATGATCCTATTCTGGCAAAACTGTCAGATGGATTGAATGAAATGCTGTTGCAATGGAAATCCGATCAGGAAGAACAGGAAGAACTCCAGCGACATATGGTTCAAATCAATTCCATGGTGGAAAATGTCCCCCTGGCCATGATGATCGCTGACAGAAAAGACATCATCCGCTTTATCAACCGGACGGGAATGCAGTTGATGGAACGCCTTGCTCATACTCTGCCCTTTCCACCGTCAGAAGTCATTGGTCATCTCTGGCAGGATATTGTTCAGGACACGCATATTATTTCAGAACTCCAGAAATCCCGTGGCAAATCATTGACCACAGAAGTCCAGATTGACAAAGACATTTTTGCCATCACCACGTCACCAGTTTACGATAAAAATGTGGAATATCAGGGACCCATGTTTTCATGGAATGTAGTGACAGATTTGCGGCACAACGAACGGAATCAGAAAGAAATCCAGATACAGCAACAAAAACAGGCCTCCAAACAGGCTGAACGGGTGGAAAATCTTAAAAAGTTTGTTCAGGCGGTTGGACAGGGGAATTATTCGGTCAAAATACCTGATTTTGAAGACAGTTCGCTCGAAGAATTGTCTCATGGACTCAAAAACATGATCAACAGTCTGCAACATGCCCGCGACGAAGAATCCCGACAAATTCATCGACTCAAGGACATCAGTGTTGAACTCAAGGAAATTGCCCAACTTGTAGAAAAATCTTCCCGGGATATGACGGATACCGTGGAAAAAATGGTACATTTCTCTGGTGTCACCAACAATCAGACCAATAGTGTTCTAACCGCCATTCAGGAAATCAATTCCAATGTAAGTGGTATCGCCACCGCTGTTGAAGAAATGTCTGTCACGACCAAAGAAATTGCCAACAGTGTTGCGGATAGCGCTGAAATTTCCAAGAAGGCCGTTCAGGCCAGTCGTGAGGCTCGAGACATTGTGACAGATCTTGGCAAAAACTCGGAACAGATTGGCAACGTCACAGGCGTTATCCATCGGATTGCCCAACAGACAAACCTGCTCGCGCTCAACGCGACCATTGAAGCCGCTTCTGCGGGCGACGCCGGAAAAGGGTTTGCGGTGGTTGCCAGAGAAGTGAAACTTCTGGCACAACAAACGGCCCAGGCGACAGAGGACATCACCTCCAGTATTCTTACCATTCAGCGTGATGTAACCCATGCGATTTCATCCATTGCCAGCGTCAGTGAAGTGATTTCAGAAATGAACGAAATTTCGGAAAGTGTCAGCAGTGCCACAGAAGAGCAGTCTTCAACCACCAACGACATTGCTCGTGCCATGTCGGATGCCGCGCATTCCGTGGAAGAAGTCGTGAATAACATTCAGGTGGTTGCCAAAACCATCGAAGATACCCGCACCAACATTCTCAGTGGTGAGGAAGCCGCCAATGTGTTGAAGGTCGTTGTGGAACAACTCAGCACCTTGGTCAATTCGCTGGAAGAAGAAGTTCGATTATAA
- a CDS encoding chemotaxis protein CheW: MLISEQESDTKGEDIQQICTFRIAGYLYGVNIRYVKEINQELHISPVPHSPANVKGLVNIRGEVYLIFDLRNCFGFPPIMIDEHHRIILFKSDEMEFSGILVDSLQDVIRVQSNLIETYNPEVQMEGLEMLRVKDAEIGQNLVQGVFQFQKEIMIILNPMTLLQFE, translated from the coding sequence ATGTTAATTTCTGAACAGGAATCAGATACAAAAGGCGAAGATATTCAGCAAATCTGTACCTTCAGGATTGCCGGATATCTCTATGGAGTGAACATTCGGTATGTCAAGGAAATCAATCAGGAATTGCATATCAGTCCTGTGCCACATTCACCGGCCAATGTGAAAGGACTTGTGAACATCAGGGGCGAGGTTTATCTCATTTTTGATTTAAGAAACTGTTTCGGCTTTCCACCCATTATGATTGATGAACACCATCGGATTATTTTATTCAAAAGCGATGAAATGGAATTTTCCGGCATTCTTGTCGATTCTCTTCAGGATGTCATTAGAGTTCAGAGCAATCTGATTGAGACCTATAATCCTGAAGTTCAGATGGAAGGATTGGAAATGTTGCGGGTAAAAGACGCGGAAATCGGACAAAATCTGGTTCAGGGCGTATTCCAGTTTCAAAAAGAAATCATGATTATCCTGAATCCGATGACCTTGTTGCAATTTGAATGA